Sequence from the Janthinobacterium lividum genome:
TCGGCATCAAGGATCCGGATGCCCTGAAAACCCTGCGCCGCTTGCCGCCGTCGCGCTCGCGCGCCAAGCAGCTGGCCGCCGCCAAACTCAAGGCCGATACCACCGCGGCCGCCACCGCCTCGGCGCAATTGCTGGCCACCATTTAGCGCCATCCCGATTTCTTCAAGCTTGGCACAGGCTTGGCCCGGCCAAGGCGCGCAACGCCTTGCCGGGTCTTTTTTGCGGCCACTCCCCTTCCGCGCCGCGCCAGCGGCCACCTTTGCGCAGCAGCATCTTCCACGCTGCCATCTCACCGCAAAAAAGCGCGGATTCCACACAAATAAGCCTTGCTTTTCGGGCCACATTCAACAATAATGCAAATACGAATCATTCTCAACTGAGATAAAGAAAGCCCAACATGCAAAGCTCAAAACCAGCCTTGATCCAGGATGCCGCTACCGCCCACGTCCGTCCTCCCGTCAGCATGGCCCAGCCGGCGCGCCGCATCACCAGCGAAGCGCTGCTGCAGCAGGGCCGCGAAGTGGAGATTGAGCACAGCGGCAAGATCTATCGTCTGCGCGTCACCCAGTTGAACAAGCTGATCCTGACTGCCTGAAGCAGCACGGCAGCCAGTCACCACACTCGCCAGCCAGTCGCGCTCCGTGCGCGCAGCCAGCCAAACCACCGCACAGGAGTGTTTGATGGCGAACGACCGACCTTCCACGATGTTTCCTTCCCCGCAAGGCCAACAGCCTGAATTGCTGCTGTCGGCCGTGCTGCATCTGATGTCGCACTACCATGCGGGCAGTCCCTGCGAGAAACTGGCCGGTGTCATCGAACGCCATCTGCAAGTGCTGTCGAATTCGCCCGGCCTGGGCCCCGTGCTGCAAGCGACGTGCCAGCAGCTGTCGCAGCAGTGGGCCGCCCTGGTGGCGCTGCACCGGCCCGCGCCGCCGAAGACCACATTGCTGGAGCGCCTGGCACGCATGCTGAGCGCCAAGCGCCCTGCCTCGCCCCTGCCGCAATAATTTCTCTTCAACACTGCCACCGCCCAACAGGATACCGCCATGTGTGACAAAGACCAGTCCTTGCCCGTCATCAGCAATTGTTCCAGCGACGGAGCCGAAACGGCCGCGCTCGCTTCGCGCCGCCGCCGGCTGTGGGAACTGTCGCATACCTGCCATTGTCCGCTGGTCGGCGTGGGCTTGCCATTGGGCTACCTGCGCAAGCTGGTGGGCAAGATGACGGGCGGGCGCGTGCTGGCAGACGACTACGAAGTGCACGTGGGCGCCGTGACGGAATGCGGCGCGCGCAACCGCCTGTCCGAAGCGCTGCAAAAGGAACTCGAACGCCGCTACGCTCCCGTCATCCTGCGCTTTCGCGGCGCCAAGACCACGGAGCAGGTAGCGCAACTGTGGCGCACGGCCGTCGCCAACGGCGACGTGTCGGGCGCCTTCTGGGCTGGCCTGACGCACCCGCGCTGCGATGCCGAGCTGGAAGAGCAGATGTGCAGAGACTTGCACATGATCCAGCACCAGGCCGGCGCCTGCGTGCGCGCCGACATGAGCAAATTTACGGCCTTGCAGGAAGAAAACGCGCGCCTGGCGCACGAACTGGCCAAGCTGCAACAGCGCAGCCAGGCCGCACTGATGGAAAAAACGGGCGAGCTGGAGCGCCAGGAAGCCGTGCTGCTGCGCACGCGTGCCGAGGCCATCGGCAAGGATAGCGTGATCGATGGCTTGCGCGCGGAACTGGCGCAATTGCAGGCCGCCATCCCGGCGCTGGAATCGCGCACGCGCCTGGTCGAACGCCTGGCGCAAATGGATGAGCGCGAAAAGGAATTGCGCCAGCAAATCGTGGAATTAAAGCAGGCCCAGCCACGCCCGGCCGCTGCCGCGCCGCCACCGGCGCCGAAGCTGGAAGTGCCGACCGGCGGCAAGCTGAAAATGCCGATCCGCCTGGTCGATCAAAGCGTCCTGTGCGTGGGCGGGCGCAGCGGAAATGTCGCCACCTACCGCGCCCTGATCGAGCGGGTCGGCGCGCAATTCGCCCACCACGACGGCGGCCTGGAAGACAATGCCAACCTGCTCGATTCGAGCCTGGCGGCGGCCGACCTGGTGATTTGCCAGACGGGCTGCATCAGTCACAGCGCCTACTGGCGCGTCAAGGATTATTGCAAGCGCACGGGCAAGCGCTGCGTCTTCATCGACAACCCCAGCATCTCCAGCCTGGCACGGGGCTTGCAGGAAGTCAGTGGCGAGATGGAGCCAGCCGCACTGGACGCCTCCGACTAAAACCTAGGCCTGCAACTCGCGCGCGATGGCTTCGCGCAAGATCGCATCATCGGTCGTGGTGTCGGGCGCGAAACGCCCCACCACCTTGCCGTCCTTGCTGATCAAAAACTTCTCGAAATTCCACAACACGTCGCTGG
This genomic interval carries:
- the hemP gene encoding hemin uptake protein HemP, which encodes MQSSKPALIQDAATAHVRPPVSMAQPARRITSEALLQQGREVEIEHSGKIYRLRVTQLNKLILTA
- a CDS encoding DUF2325 domain-containing protein; the encoded protein is MCDKDQSLPVISNCSSDGAETAALASRRRRLWELSHTCHCPLVGVGLPLGYLRKLVGKMTGGRVLADDYEVHVGAVTECGARNRLSEALQKELERRYAPVILRFRGAKTTEQVAQLWRTAVANGDVSGAFWAGLTHPRCDAELEEQMCRDLHMIQHQAGACVRADMSKFTALQEENARLAHELAKLQQRSQAALMEKTGELERQEAVLLRTRAEAIGKDSVIDGLRAELAQLQAAIPALESRTRLVERLAQMDEREKELRQQIVELKQAQPRPAAAAPPPAPKLEVPTGGKLKMPIRLVDQSVLCVGGRSGNVATYRALIERVGAQFAHHDGGLEDNANLLDSSLAAADLVICQTGCISHSAYWRVKDYCKRTGKRCVFIDNPSISSLARGLQEVSGEMEPAALDASD